A window from Zingiber officinale cultivar Zhangliang chromosome 7A, Zo_v1.1, whole genome shotgun sequence encodes these proteins:
- the LOC122001647 gene encoding butanoate--CoA ligase AAE1-like, producing the protein MEGSIRSPANYVPLSPISFLERAAVVYAERASVVYGSTSYTWKQTRDRCLRLASALTALGVSRGDVVAVLAANIPAMYDLHFGAPMAGAVLCTLNTRHDSAMVSSLLKHSESKVLFVDSHLLDIAQGALKLLAESNANLPTLIIISDMTDSDGALGGVDRSTILEYETLLQDASPNFQIQWPIDECDPISINYTSGTTSRPKGVIYSHRGGYLNAIATILLNDITTMPVYLWTVPMFHCNGWCLAWGIAAQGGTNICLRNVKAKAIFDSISLHKVTHLGGAPTVLNMIVNAPITVRKPLPGRVSVMTGAAPPPPHVMSEMEELGFRVTHLYGLTETYGPATVCTWKPEWDALPLEERARLKARQGLHHIGMEEVDVKDSYTMKSLPADGKTIGEVMFRGNTVMNGYYKDLKATTEAMSGGWYHSGDLGVRQPDGYIQLKDRSKDMIISGGENISSIEVESVLFSHPAVLEAAVVARPDDYWGETPCAFVKLKDGATVTTEEIIKFCRARLPHYMAPRTVVFEDLPKTSTGKTQKFLLREKAKAMGIIFRKGGSKL; encoded by the exons ATGGAGGGCAGCATCAGAAGCCCGGCAAACTACGTGCCGCTTTCGCCGATAAGCTTCCTGGAGCGCGCCGCCGTCGTCTATGCCGAGCGCGCCTCGGTCGTGTACGGCTCCACTTCCTACACATGGAAGCAGACTCGCGACCGGTGCCTCAGGCTCGCCTCCGCCCTCACCGCCCTTGGGGTTTCTCGCGGAGACGTT GTTGCTGTACTTGCTGCAAATATTCCTGCGATGTATGATCTACATTTTGGAGCCCCTATGGCTGGTGCTGTGCTCTGCACTCTCAATACACGGCATGACTCAGCAATGGTCTCCTCTTTACTTAAGCATTCAGAGTCGAAAGTTTTATTTGTGGACTCTCACCTTCTTGACATTGCCCAAGGGGCACTAAAACTTCTTGCCGAATCAAATGCCAATCTTCCTACACTCATCATAATCTCAGATATGACTGACTCTGATGGTGCATTGGGTGGTGTCGATAGATCAACTATTCTAGAATATGAGACCCTTCTGCAAGATGCCTCTCCTAACTTTCAGATTCAATGGCCTATTGATGAATGTGACCCGATCTCGATAAACTATACTTCTGGCACTACATCAAGGCCTAAAGGAGTCATCTACAGCCACAGAGGTGGATACCTGAACGCAATTGCGACAATTCTTCTCAACGATATTACAACAATGCCAGTATATCTATGGACAGTGCCTATGTTCCATTGCAATGGGTGGTGCCTTGCATGGGGCATAGCAGCTCAAGGCGGTACCAATATCTGCCTGAGAAATGTTAAAGCAAAGGCCATCTTTGACAGCATTTCTCTTCACAAGGTTACCCATCTGGGTGGTGCTCCGACGGTCCTCAACATGATCGTAAATGCTCCGATCACAGTGCGTAAGCCACTCCCTGGAAGAGTAAGCGTGATGACTGGTGCTGCACCTCCTCCGCCCCATGTCATGTCCGAGATGGAAGAGCTTGGTTTTCGCGTTACTCATCTTTATGGCCTTACTGAAACATATGGTCCAGCAACTGTTTGCACTTGGAAACCTGAGTGGGATGCATTACCTTTGGAAGAAAGAGCGAGGCTCAAGGCTCGCCAGGGACTTCATCACATTGGAATGGAGGAGGTTGATGTAAAAGATTCATACACGATGAAAAGCCTTCCTGCTGACGGCAAGACAATTGGTGAAGTGATGTTCCGGGGAAACACAGTGATGAACGGGTACTACAAGGATCTAAAGGCAACAACGGAGGCAATGAGCGGAGGATGGTACCATAGTGGTGACCTTGGAGTCAGACAACCAGATGGCTATATCCAACTCAAGGACCGTTCAAAAGATATGATCATCTCAGGCGGTGAGAACATCAGCTCGATCGAGGTAGAATCCGTGCTTTTCAGCCACCCTGCAGTCCTCGAGGCAGCAGTAGTCGCGAGGCCAGATGACTACTGGGGTGAGACCCCTTGTGCTTTTGTCAAGCTGAAGGATGGTGCTACCGTTACTACAGAGGAAATCATAAAATTTTGTCGTGCTCGGTTGCCTCATTACATGGCTCCTCGAACCGTCGTGTTCGAAGATCTCCCCAAGACTTCTACAGGCAAAACTCAAAAGTTTTTGTTGAGGGAGAAAGCTAAGGCCATGGGAATCATATTTAGGAAAGGAGGGAGCAAGCTTTAA
- the LOC122000219 gene encoding HMG1/2-like protein: MRQGKAVSAASSRDDTRVPRKRKGSDVDGGKKAKRGKALKDPNKPKRPPSAFFVFLEEFRKEFQQQNPDNKKVAAVSKACGDKWRSMSESEKAPYVEKAAKRKEEYQKQIVAYNEKQSEGYSGETSDKSKSEVDYEDGQEEDQE; encoded by the exons ATGAGGCAAGGCAAAGCCGTGAGCGCGGCGTCGAGCAGGGACGACACGAG GGTTCCTCGTAAGAGGAAGGGCTCTGATGTTGACGGTGGAAAGAAGGCGAAGCGAGGGAAGGCCCTGAAGGACCCCAACAAGCCCAAGAGGCCTCCCAGCGCCTTCTTCGTCTTTCT GGAAGAGTTTAGGAAGGAGTTCCAGCAGCAGAACCCTGACAACAAGAAAGTCGCTGCT GTAAGCAAAGCTTGCGGTGATAAGTGGAGGTCAATGTCTGAATCT GAGAAGGCTCCATATGTAGAGAAGGCTGCCAAGAGAAAGGAAGAATACCAGAAACAAATTGTCGCTTATAATGAAAAACAG TCTGAGGGATACAGTGGAGAAACTTCTGATAAATCTAAATCAGAGGTAGACTATGAGGATGGACAG GAAGAAGACCAAGAGTAA